Proteins from a single region of Pseudarthrobacter sp. NIBRBAC000502772:
- a CDS encoding hydroxypyruvate isomerase family protein, which translates to MTYTVNCSILLTELPLLERPAAAKAAGFDAVEFWWPFDTSVPTDAQVTGFENAIKDAGVQLTGLNFNAGNMPGGDRGLVSWPARSTEFLDNIDVVAGIGEHLGCKAFNALYGNRVDGESAEKQDAVGAENLAAAAAGVAGIGGTVLLEPVSGAAKYPLLTAADALKVIARVKAESGAENIKLLADFYHLAVNGDDVAAVIENHAKDFGHIQIADNPGRGAPGTGELPLGEWIARSRELGYDGYIGLEYKEPAETAFSWAIRQRASR; encoded by the coding sequence ATGACGTACACAGTGAACTGCTCCATCCTCTTGACGGAGCTTCCCCTGCTCGAGCGCCCCGCAGCCGCAAAGGCTGCCGGGTTTGACGCCGTCGAGTTCTGGTGGCCCTTCGACACCTCCGTCCCCACGGACGCCCAGGTCACCGGGTTTGAGAACGCCATCAAGGATGCCGGCGTCCAGCTCACCGGCCTGAACTTCAACGCCGGCAACATGCCCGGCGGCGACCGCGGCCTGGTCTCATGGCCCGCGCGTTCCACCGAATTCCTGGACAACATCGACGTCGTCGCCGGCATCGGCGAGCACCTCGGCTGCAAGGCCTTCAACGCCCTCTACGGCAACCGCGTCGACGGCGAATCGGCCGAGAAGCAGGACGCCGTCGGCGCCGAAAACCTCGCCGCGGCAGCTGCCGGCGTCGCAGGCATCGGCGGCACCGTCCTCCTCGAACCCGTCAGCGGCGCCGCCAAGTACCCGCTCCTCACGGCAGCGGACGCCCTCAAGGTGATCGCCCGCGTCAAGGCGGAATCCGGCGCGGAGAACATCAAGCTCCTCGCGGACTTCTACCACCTGGCAGTCAATGGGGACGACGTCGCAGCCGTCATCGAAAACCATGCCAAGGACTTCGGCCACATCCAGATTGCCGACAACCCCGGCCGCGGGGCTCCCGGAACCGGCGAGCTTCCCCTCGGCGAATGGATCGCCCGCAGCCGCGAACTCGGCTACGACGGCTACATCGGCCTCGAATACAAGGAACCGGCGGAAACCGCCTTCAGCTGGGCCATCCGCCAGCGCGCCAGCCGCTAG
- the allB gene encoding allantoinase AllB gives MSEEITPAAGSFDTVIRGQRILTTAGITAREVGIRGGVIVAIEPFGNGLTGTQVIDLADDETLIPGLVDTHVHVNEPGRTEWEGFASATRAAAAGGVTTIIDMPLNSIPPTTTVEGLKLKREVAEDQAFVDVGFWGGAVPGNKKDLRGLHDEGVFGFKCFLLHSGVDEFPHLEADEMEEDMAELKSFDSLMIVHAEDSHAIDRAPHPGGDHYETFLASRPRGAENKAIAEVIERARWTGARAHILHLSSSDALPMIASAKRDGVHLTVETCPHYLTLMAEEIPDGATAYKCCPPIREASNRELLWKGLQDGTIDCIVSDHSPSTLDLKDLENGDFAVAWGGVSSLQLGLSLIWTEARHRGISLEQVVSWMAEKPAALARLHNKGQLALGYDADFSIFAPDDAFVVDVTKLKHKNPITPYDGKALSGVVRKTFLRGNEIDGRTPSGKLIRRGGV, from the coding sequence ATGTCTGAAGAAATCACCCCGGCGGCCGGCTCGTTTGACACCGTCATCCGCGGCCAGCGCATCCTCACCACCGCCGGCATCACCGCCCGCGAAGTCGGCATCCGCGGCGGCGTGATCGTCGCCATCGAACCGTTCGGCAACGGCCTCACCGGCACGCAGGTCATTGACCTGGCCGACGACGAAACCCTCATCCCCGGCCTCGTGGACACGCACGTCCACGTCAACGAGCCCGGCCGCACCGAGTGGGAGGGCTTCGCCTCCGCCACCCGTGCCGCCGCCGCCGGCGGTGTCACCACCATCATCGACATGCCGCTGAACTCCATCCCGCCCACCACCACGGTGGAAGGCCTCAAGCTCAAGCGCGAGGTTGCCGAGGACCAGGCGTTTGTGGACGTCGGATTCTGGGGCGGCGCCGTACCGGGCAACAAGAAGGACCTCCGCGGCCTGCATGACGAGGGCGTGTTCGGCTTCAAGTGCTTCCTGCTGCACTCCGGCGTGGACGAGTTCCCGCACCTCGAAGCGGACGAGATGGAGGAGGACATGGCCGAACTCAAGTCCTTCGACTCGCTCATGATCGTCCATGCCGAGGACTCCCACGCGATCGACCGCGCCCCGCACCCCGGCGGCGACCACTACGAAACGTTCCTGGCCTCCCGCCCCCGCGGCGCCGAGAACAAGGCCATCGCCGAGGTCATCGAGCGGGCCCGCTGGACCGGCGCCCGCGCCCACATCCTGCACCTCTCGTCCTCCGATGCGCTGCCCATGATCGCGAGCGCAAAGCGCGACGGCGTCCACCTCACCGTGGAGACGTGCCCGCACTACCTCACCCTGATGGCCGAGGAAATCCCCGACGGCGCCACGGCGTACAAGTGCTGCCCGCCGATCCGTGAGGCCTCCAACCGCGAGCTGCTCTGGAAGGGCCTGCAGGACGGCACCATCGACTGCATCGTCTCGGACCACTCCCCCTCCACCCTGGACCTGAAGGACCTGGAAAACGGCGACTTCGCCGTGGCCTGGGGCGGCGTCTCCTCGCTGCAGCTGGGCCTGTCCCTGATCTGGACCGAGGCCCGGCACCGCGGCATCAGCCTGGAACAGGTGGTGTCCTGGATGGCTGAGAAGCCCGCCGCGCTGGCTCGCCTGCACAACAAGGGCCAGCTGGCCCTCGGCTACGACGCGGACTTCTCCATCTTCGCGCCGGATGACGCGTTCGTGGTCGACGTCACCAAGCTCAAGCACAAGAACCCCATCACGCCCTACGACGGCAAGGCGCTCTCCGGCGTCGTCCGCAAAACGTTCCTTCGCGGCAACGAGATCGACGGCCGCACGCCCAGCGGCAAGCTGATCCGCCGCGGCGGCGTCTGA
- the gcl gene encoding glyoxylate carboligase: MTKMRTVDAAVAILVKEGAIEAFGLPGAAINPFYSAMRKNGGVRHTLARHVEGASHMADGYSRAKDGNIGICIGTSGPAGTDMITGLYAAWADSIPMLCITGQAPVAKLHKEDFQAVDIQTIAAPVTKMAMTIMEPGQVPGAFQKAFQLMRSGRPGPVLLDLPFDVQMAEIEFDIDAYEPIVVQKPTASRKQLEKALDMLTAAERPLIVAGGGIINAGASAQLVELAELLNVPVIPTLMGWGTIPDDHVLMAGMVGLQTSHRYGNETMLASDFVIGIGNRWANRHTGGLDTYTAGRKFVHIDIEPTQIGRVFSPDLGIASDAGAALDGLIELARERQAAKSLPDYAGWVAECTARKGSLQRKTHFENVPIKPQRVYEEMNKAFGKDTTYVSTIGLSQIAGAQLLHVFGPRQWINAGQAGPLGWTAPAALGVVRGKPDETVVALSGDYDFQFMIEELAVGAQFNLPYIHVVVNNSYLGLIRQSQRGFEMEQNVSLAFENINSPETNGYGVDHVKVAEGLGCKAIRVEDPSDLPAAFDKAKALMGEFQVPVVVEVILEKITNISMGVEINAVNEFEELAARGADAPTSIIALLD; this comes from the coding sequence ATGACTAAGATGCGCACCGTTGACGCTGCCGTCGCGATCCTGGTTAAGGAAGGCGCCATTGAGGCGTTCGGCTTGCCAGGGGCGGCAATCAACCCGTTCTATTCGGCAATGCGGAAGAACGGCGGCGTCCGCCACACGCTGGCCCGCCACGTAGAAGGCGCCAGCCATATGGCGGACGGCTATTCCCGGGCCAAGGATGGCAACATCGGCATCTGCATCGGCACCTCGGGCCCTGCCGGCACGGACATGATCACCGGCCTGTACGCGGCCTGGGCGGATTCCATCCCCATGCTCTGCATCACCGGCCAGGCCCCCGTGGCCAAGCTGCACAAGGAAGACTTCCAGGCCGTGGACATCCAGACCATTGCCGCCCCGGTCACCAAGATGGCCATGACCATCATGGAGCCCGGCCAGGTTCCGGGCGCGTTCCAGAAGGCCTTCCAGCTGATGCGTTCCGGCCGTCCGGGCCCGGTCCTGCTGGACCTGCCGTTCGACGTGCAGATGGCCGAGATCGAATTCGACATCGACGCCTACGAGCCCATCGTTGTCCAGAAGCCCACGGCCAGCCGCAAGCAGCTGGAAAAGGCCCTGGACATGCTGACCGCAGCCGAGCGCCCGCTGATCGTGGCCGGTGGCGGCATCATCAACGCCGGCGCCTCCGCGCAGCTGGTGGAACTGGCCGAACTGCTGAACGTTCCGGTCATCCCCACCCTGATGGGCTGGGGCACCATCCCGGACGACCACGTGCTGATGGCCGGCATGGTGGGGCTGCAGACCAGCCACCGCTACGGCAACGAGACCATGCTGGCCTCCGACTTCGTGATCGGCATCGGCAACCGCTGGGCCAACCGCCACACCGGCGGTCTGGACACCTACACGGCCGGCCGCAAGTTCGTGCACATCGACATCGAGCCCACCCAGATCGGCCGCGTGTTCTCACCGGACCTGGGCATCGCGTCCGACGCCGGTGCGGCGCTGGACGGGCTGATTGAGCTGGCACGCGAGCGCCAGGCAGCGAAGTCCCTGCCGGACTACGCCGGCTGGGTTGCCGAGTGCACCGCACGCAAGGGCTCCCTGCAGCGCAAGACGCACTTCGAGAACGTACCGATCAAGCCGCAGCGCGTGTACGAGGAAATGAACAAGGCGTTCGGCAAGGACACCACGTACGTGTCCACCATCGGCCTGTCGCAGATCGCCGGCGCGCAGCTGCTGCACGTGTTCGGCCCGCGCCAGTGGATCAACGCCGGCCAGGCGGGCCCTCTGGGCTGGACCGCCCCGGCCGCCCTGGGCGTGGTCCGCGGCAAGCCGGACGAGACCGTGGTTGCCCTGTCCGGTGACTACGACTTCCAGTTCATGATCGAGGAGCTGGCCGTGGGCGCGCAGTTCAACCTGCCGTACATCCACGTGGTGGTGAACAACTCCTACCTGGGCCTGATCCGCCAGTCGCAGCGCGGCTTCGAGATGGAACAGAACGTGTCCCTGGCGTTCGAGAACATCAACAGCCCCGAGACCAACGGCTACGGCGTGGACCACGTCAAGGTGGCCGAGGGCCTGGGCTGCAAGGCCATCCGCGTGGAAGACCCGTCGGATCTGCCGGCCGCTTTCGACAAGGCCAAGGCACTGATGGGCGAGTTCCAGGTTCCCGTGGTGGTTGAAGTGATCCTGGAGAAGATCACCAACATCTCCATGGGCGTGGAAATCAACGCCGTGAACGAGTTCGAGGAGCTGGCGGCCCGCGGCGCGGACGCCCCCACTTCGATCATCGCCCTGCTGGACTAG
- a CDS encoding cupin domain-containing protein, protein MRKPELEFHEPIVGWQKTNGDAEHGIWEQILAADPLSGDSTLLQRYEPGADTLASGVIVHDYWEEVMLLSGELTDVTLGKTFTAGMYACRPPGMRHGPYVSGAGCSMLVVVRPSP, encoded by the coding sequence ATGCGCAAACCGGAGCTGGAGTTCCACGAACCGATCGTTGGCTGGCAGAAGACAAACGGCGACGCCGAACACGGAATCTGGGAGCAGATCCTCGCTGCGGACCCCCTTAGCGGAGATTCGACCCTGCTCCAACGGTATGAGCCCGGTGCCGACACCCTAGCCAGCGGCGTGATCGTCCACGACTACTGGGAAGAGGTCATGCTTCTCTCGGGCGAACTCACCGATGTGACCCTCGGGAAGACCTTTACCGCCGGCATGTACGCGTGCCGTCCGCCCGGCATGCGTCACGGCCCTTACGTCAGCGGCGCCGGCTGCAGCATGCTCGTTGTTGTTCGGCCCTCCCCGTAA
- the bcp gene encoding thioredoxin-dependent thiol peroxidase has protein sequence MTQKLLAGTQAPDFALLNADGQKVSLSDYRGRNVIVYFYPEAATPGCTTEACDFRDNLASLQSSGYEVLGISPDAPEKLAAFTGDFALTFPLLSDEDHAVALAYGAWGEKLVNGEVVDGLVRSTVVLDAEGKVTLTQYQIKAQGHVAALKAELGV, from the coding sequence ATGACCCAGAAACTCCTCGCCGGAACCCAGGCCCCCGATTTTGCACTGCTCAACGCCGACGGCCAGAAGGTCTCCCTCTCCGATTACCGCGGACGCAACGTCATTGTGTACTTCTACCCGGAGGCCGCCACCCCCGGCTGCACCACCGAGGCCTGCGACTTCCGCGACAATCTCGCCAGTCTGCAGTCCTCCGGCTACGAGGTCCTGGGCATCTCCCCGGACGCGCCGGAGAAGCTGGCAGCCTTCACCGGCGACTTCGCCCTGACGTTCCCGCTGCTCTCCGACGAGGACCACGCCGTGGCGCTGGCCTACGGCGCCTGGGGCGAAAAGCTCGTGAACGGCGAAGTGGTTGACGGACTGGTCCGTTCCACCGTGGTGCTTGACGCCGAAGGCAAGGTCACGCTCACCCAGTACCAGATCAAGGCCCAGGGCCACGTCGCAGCGCTTAAGGCTGAGCTCGGCGTCTAA
- a CDS encoding glycerate kinase — MRVVIAPDKFKGSLSAPDVASRLSAGLQSAVADLETTLIPVADGGEGTLDAAVGSGFTRRTATVTGPTGQPVRADFAVRGREAVIEMAAASGLALLPSVIHGGGPDSGTATTATSMGTGELIRAALDLGCRQIILGVGGSANTDGGAGVLQGLGAVFLDKEGNELPGGGAALARLDRIDFSGLDVRLEDARFTLASDVDNPLLGSSGAAAIFGPQKGATPSDVIALDAALANFVSVLAGEIGTRAERAAVAPGAGAAGGVGYIAIAALAAARRPGIDVVLEFTGLEQRLAGADLVITGEGSLDEQSLLGKTPMGVARAAARAGIPVIAVCGRSTLSPEQLTEAGFKAVHALTDLETNVEKCMAEAGPLLEELGRHIGVHLPANAARTDTKENVHV; from the coding sequence ATGCGTGTGGTCATCGCCCCGGACAAGTTCAAAGGTTCGCTGTCCGCCCCCGACGTCGCCAGCCGCCTGAGCGCGGGACTGCAGTCAGCTGTGGCGGACCTCGAGACCACACTCATTCCGGTGGCCGACGGCGGCGAGGGAACCCTCGACGCCGCCGTCGGCTCCGGCTTCACCCGCCGGACCGCCACTGTCACCGGCCCCACGGGCCAGCCGGTCCGCGCCGACTTCGCGGTCCGCGGCCGGGAGGCCGTGATTGAAATGGCCGCGGCATCCGGGCTCGCGCTGCTGCCCTCTGTCATCCACGGCGGCGGCCCGGACTCCGGAACGGCCACCACCGCCACCAGCATGGGCACCGGAGAACTCATCCGTGCCGCCCTGGACCTGGGATGCCGGCAGATCATCCTGGGCGTTGGCGGCAGCGCCAACACCGACGGCGGCGCCGGCGTCCTGCAGGGCCTCGGCGCGGTCTTCCTCGACAAAGAGGGCAACGAGCTCCCCGGCGGCGGGGCCGCCCTGGCCCGCCTGGACCGGATCGATTTCTCCGGCCTGGACGTCCGGCTGGAGGACGCCCGCTTCACCCTGGCGTCCGACGTCGACAATCCCCTGCTGGGGTCCAGCGGCGCCGCCGCGATCTTCGGACCGCAGAAAGGCGCGACCCCGAGTGACGTCATCGCCCTCGACGCCGCCCTGGCGAACTTCGTCTCGGTCCTCGCCGGCGAGATCGGCACCCGCGCCGAGAGGGCCGCCGTCGCACCCGGTGCGGGAGCGGCCGGCGGCGTCGGCTACATTGCCATCGCGGCGCTGGCCGCGGCACGCAGGCCGGGCATCGACGTCGTCCTCGAATTCACTGGACTGGAGCAGCGGCTGGCCGGCGCGGACCTGGTGATCACCGGCGAAGGCAGCCTGGACGAGCAGAGCCTGCTCGGCAAAACGCCCATGGGGGTGGCACGCGCCGCGGCACGTGCCGGAATCCCTGTGATTGCCGTCTGCGGCCGCAGTACGCTGAGCCCGGAACAACTCACCGAAGCCGGATTCAAAGCCGTTCACGCCCTGACCGATCTTGAGACCAATGTAGAAAAATGTATGGCCGAAGCAGGCCCGCTGCTTGAAGAATTGGGTAGGCACATCGGCGTGCACCTGCCTGCGAATGCAGCGCGTACCGACACCAAGGAGAACGTCCATGTCTGA
- a CDS encoding winged helix-turn-helix domain-containing protein, whose translation MAVNVHAPYPGRAGSRVGVSPGARPGLQPGLQPRGLAVWLQPCEGQDIDPAVWAQAAQAVLARARQLAPEAGFHLWTAAGTGTSGVEGSAGPDVPDGGANVSETASDAGNGTAAVVAPPVSLAGRRSIVAVDLAADTVLLDGVPVSFTHMEFSLLRYLVENQSRTIQREELQRVLESLDCPGAAFRSIDVYVGRVRRKLGSARHAIATVRGGGYQFVPGPGSTVRGPAEYCI comes from the coding sequence ATGGCCGTCAACGTCCATGCCCCGTACCCGGGGCGCGCCGGCTCCCGTGTTGGCGTTAGTCCGGGCGCCCGTCCCGGCCTCCAGCCAGGGCTTCAGCCGCGCGGCCTGGCGGTGTGGCTCCAGCCCTGTGAAGGCCAGGACATCGACCCGGCGGTCTGGGCCCAGGCAGCCCAAGCGGTCCTGGCGCGTGCCCGCCAGCTCGCTCCGGAAGCCGGATTCCACCTGTGGACCGCGGCAGGAACCGGGACGTCCGGCGTCGAAGGTTCAGCCGGTCCCGACGTTCCCGACGGCGGCGCGAATGTTTCAGAAACGGCGTCCGACGCCGGAAACGGCACCGCCGCCGTCGTCGCCCCGCCAGTCTCCCTGGCCGGGCGGCGGAGCATCGTGGCAGTGGATCTGGCCGCGGACACCGTCCTTCTGGATGGTGTCCCGGTCAGCTTCACCCACATGGAATTCAGCCTCCTGAGGTACCTTGTGGAAAACCAGTCGCGGACGATTCAACGTGAAGAACTGCAACGCGTCCTGGAATCCCTGGACTGCCCCGGCGCGGCATTCCGCTCCATCGACGTGTATGTTGGACGCGTCCGGCGCAAGCTGGGCTCGGCCCGCCACGCCATCGCCACGGTGCGCGGCGGCGGCTACCAGTTTGTGCCCGGACCGGGCAGCACTGTCCGCGGACCCGCGGAATACTGCATCTAG
- a CDS encoding carbohydrate kinase: MITVIGEALVDIISDPRRPGGIQAHPGGSPLNVAVGVARLGLATNLVTHYADDPPGHMVEEHLSASGVTAIRGGSARTSTAIATLGPDGGATYAFDISWDINGAALPALEAVQDSKHVHTGSIAAVLGPGDQATYGLLEAARERATISFDPNCRPAIGPDVAAARTQAERFVAASDIVKASDEDLAWLYPHRTPEESLAAWLELGPALVALTRGASGPVILARQGRVEMAAEPVTLADTVGAGDSFMAALISGLDQLAALGTGGRQRLQSLSHDELHALAAYANAAAAITCSRPGANPPHSAELGPLSVPVRTQLGH; the protein is encoded by the coding sequence ATGATCACCGTCATCGGCGAAGCGCTCGTGGACATCATCAGCGACCCCCGCAGGCCTGGCGGAATCCAGGCCCATCCGGGAGGCAGTCCCCTCAACGTGGCTGTGGGCGTGGCGCGGCTGGGTCTGGCGACCAACCTTGTGACGCACTACGCCGATGATCCGCCTGGGCACATGGTCGAGGAGCACCTGAGCGCGAGCGGCGTCACCGCGATTAGGGGCGGCAGCGCACGGACGTCGACGGCGATCGCCACGCTGGGTCCCGACGGCGGCGCCACCTACGCGTTCGACATCAGTTGGGACATCAACGGGGCGGCCCTTCCTGCACTTGAAGCGGTGCAGGACTCCAAACACGTCCACACGGGATCGATCGCGGCCGTGCTGGGGCCGGGTGACCAAGCCACGTATGGACTGTTGGAGGCCGCCCGTGAGCGGGCGACGATCAGTTTCGACCCCAATTGCCGGCCGGCGATAGGCCCCGATGTTGCCGCGGCCCGCACGCAGGCGGAACGCTTCGTCGCCGCCAGCGACATCGTCAAAGCCAGCGATGAAGACCTCGCCTGGCTTTATCCGCACCGAACGCCGGAGGAAAGCCTGGCCGCCTGGCTTGAACTCGGTCCCGCACTCGTAGCCCTGACCCGCGGCGCATCCGGCCCGGTCATTCTGGCCCGCCAAGGTCGCGTGGAAATGGCTGCCGAACCCGTTACCCTGGCAGACACCGTGGGCGCCGGCGACTCCTTCATGGCCGCACTCATCTCCGGCCTGGACCAGCTCGCGGCGCTCGGAACCGGCGGCCGGCAACGGCTCCAAAGCCTGTCCCACGATGAACTGCATGCGCTCGCCGCCTACGCCAACGCAGCCGCGGCGATCACCTGCTCCCGGCCGGGGGCAAACCCGCCCCACTCGGCCGAACTCGGCCCGCTGTCTGTTCCCGTGCGGACGCAGTTAGGGCATTAA
- a CDS encoding D-TA family PLP-dependent enzyme, with amino-acid sequence MTIPAEIDTPEIIIDRDVLQRNIDRMATAVRAKGLHLRPHVKTHKVPEIAELQLAAGAVGLTVATLGEAEVFAEHGAKDLFIAYPLWVGPRQAERLRRLAAKARIAVGLDSREAAETMAASLGGAVGEIEVVLEIDSGHHRSGIAPDAAVDVAQAAARAGLRVTGIFTFPGHSYAPGMPLKAADEERLALGKAADLLTAAGFPITHVSGGSTPTATLTGNSGATEVRPGVYVFGDAQQLELERCAAEDIALTIAATVVSRHEGTDLIPRRAILDSGSKILGGDRPGWATGFGRLLDHPDARITALSEHHATVVWPEEATLPALGDRLRVVPNHVCIAMNLVDDVTVVSRGEIVDRWHVAARGRNK; translated from the coding sequence ATGACCATCCCAGCGGAAATCGACACACCTGAGATCATCATCGACCGGGACGTGCTCCAGCGAAATATCGACCGCATGGCAACGGCTGTCCGGGCCAAGGGCCTGCACCTCCGGCCGCATGTCAAGACGCACAAAGTGCCCGAAATCGCTGAACTGCAGCTGGCAGCCGGAGCCGTCGGACTGACTGTGGCCACCCTCGGAGAGGCCGAAGTCTTTGCAGAGCACGGGGCCAAAGACCTCTTCATCGCGTATCCACTCTGGGTCGGTCCCCGACAGGCTGAACGCCTCCGGCGCCTTGCAGCAAAAGCCAGGATCGCAGTTGGTCTGGACTCGCGGGAAGCAGCCGAAACCATGGCCGCGTCGCTCGGCGGTGCCGTCGGTGAGATTGAGGTGGTGCTGGAGATCGACAGCGGCCATCACCGCAGCGGGATAGCACCCGACGCCGCTGTCGACGTCGCCCAGGCCGCGGCGCGGGCAGGGCTGCGGGTAACGGGAATTTTCACGTTTCCAGGGCACAGCTATGCCCCGGGCATGCCGCTGAAGGCTGCGGACGAGGAACGGTTGGCCCTCGGCAAAGCCGCCGACCTGCTCACCGCAGCAGGTTTCCCCATCACCCACGTCAGCGGCGGGTCCACGCCCACCGCCACCCTCACGGGCAACTCCGGAGCGACAGAAGTCCGGCCCGGCGTGTACGTCTTCGGAGATGCCCAGCAGCTGGAACTGGAACGCTGCGCAGCCGAAGACATCGCACTGACCATCGCGGCAACAGTCGTCAGCCGGCATGAAGGCACCGACCTCATCCCGCGGAGGGCCATCCTGGACTCCGGCAGCAAGATCCTCGGCGGGGACCGGCCCGGCTGGGCCACCGGCTTCGGGCGGCTCCTTGACCACCCGGACGCCCGCATCACCGCGCTGTCAGAACACCACGCCACCGTTGTATGGCCGGAAGAGGCAACGCTGCCGGCTCTCGGAGACCGGCTGCGTGTGGTCCCCAATCACGTCTGCATCGCCATGAACCTCGTCGACGACGTCACCGTGGTCAGCCGAGGCGAAATCGTGGACCGCTGGCACGTGGCCGCGCGCGGACGCAACAAATAA